One part of the Acetoanaerobium sticklandii genome encodes these proteins:
- the hprK gene encoding HPr(Ser) kinase/phosphatase: MDKSDTKKVSIRKIIEDLKVGVAYIPDGVDYHISTTDINRPGMQLNGYYDHFPNDRIQVMGKVEYSYYLSLDEETKKERMDKYMSYDLPVVIVARAQIPDDIMINAARKYNRIILTTPMGTTKFIYKLLDYLNELLAPETMMHGVLVDVDGMGILITGESGVGKSETALELIKRSHRLVADDAVEIKKIEDDMLVGKSPETIRYFMEIRGLGILDIKSLYGIGAVKPTKIIDLVAHLEPWVEGKYYDRIGLDDEFIEILGVAVEKITIPVKPGRNLAVILEIAARNNRLKRMGYNAAQTFNENLMKRLSEEG, from the coding sequence ATTGATAAATCAGATACTAAAAAAGTTTCAATAAGGAAAATCATTGAGGATTTAAAAGTTGGAGTTGCCTATATACCTGATGGAGTTGATTATCATATTTCTACTACAGATATAAATAGACCTGGCATGCAGCTAAATGGGTACTATGATCATTTCCCAAACGACAGAATACAGGTCATGGGAAAGGTCGAATATTCATACTATCTTTCACTAGACGAAGAAACAAAAAAAGAGCGTATGGATAAATACATGTCATATGATTTACCTGTAGTGATAGTAGCAAGAGCACAGATTCCAGATGATATTATGATTAATGCCGCAAGGAAATATAATAGAATAATACTTACAACACCTATGGGCACTACAAAATTCATCTATAAGCTACTTGATTATTTAAACGAGCTCTTAGCTCCTGAAACCATGATGCATGGAGTTTTAGTAGATGTAGATGGAATGGGAATACTAATTACAGGTGAAAGCGGAGTAGGCAAAAGTGAAACTGCACTAGAGCTTATAAAAAGAAGTCATAGGCTAGTTGCTGATGACGCTGTTGAGATAAAAAAAATAGAAGATGACATGCTGGTAGGAAAATCTCCAGAGACTATAAGATATTTTATGGAGATTAGAGGACTTGGAATACTCGATATAAAAAGCCTTTATGGAATAGGTGCAGTTAAACCTACAAAAATAATTGATTTAGTTGCGCATTTAGAACCGTGGGTTGAAGGAAAATACTATGACAGAATAGGCTTAGATGATGAATTTATAGAGATTTTAGGTGTAGCTGTTGAAAAGATAACTATTCCAGTAAAGCCTGGGAGAAATTTGGCTGTGATTTTAGAAATAGCGGCTAGAAATAATCGGTTAAAAAGAATGGGATACAATGCGGCCCAGACATTTAATGAAAACTTGATGAAAAGACTATCTGAGGAGGGATAA